Proteins from one Corynebacterium testudinoris genomic window:
- a CDS encoding 6-phosphofructokinase, whose amino-acid sequence MRLATLTSGGDCPGLNAVIRGIVRTASAEFGSTVVGYEDGWVGLMEDRRVDLYDDENIDRILLRGGTILGTGRLHPDKFKAGLDQIKANLADAKIDALIPIGGEGTLKGAKWLSDNGIPVVGVPKTIDNDVYGTDYTFGFDTAVAVATDAVDRLHTTAESHNRILIVEVMGRHVGWIALHAGLAGGAHYTVIPEVPFDIAEICKAMERRFQMGEKYGIIVVAEGAAPKEGTMELRSGGVDQFGHELFTGIGQQVADEIHARLGHDVRTTVLGHIQRGGTPTAFDRVLATRYGVRATRAVHEGKFGTCVALDGERIINIPLDVAVGHLKTVPLDRYTTAQAMFG is encoded by the coding sequence ATGCGACTTGCCACCCTTACCTCCGGCGGCGACTGCCCCGGACTCAACGCAGTTATCCGCGGAATCGTCCGCACCGCCAGCGCCGAATTCGGCTCGACAGTCGTCGGGTACGAAGACGGCTGGGTCGGTCTCATGGAGGACCGTCGCGTGGATCTCTACGACGACGAGAACATTGACCGCATCCTGCTGCGCGGTGGCACCATCCTCGGCACGGGCCGTCTGCACCCGGATAAGTTCAAGGCCGGCCTCGACCAGATCAAGGCTAACCTTGCGGACGCCAAGATTGATGCCCTGATCCCCATCGGCGGCGAAGGCACCCTCAAGGGCGCCAAGTGGCTCTCCGATAACGGCATTCCGGTTGTCGGCGTGCCCAAGACCATTGACAATGACGTCTACGGCACCGACTACACCTTCGGGTTTGATACTGCCGTGGCCGTGGCCACCGATGCGGTGGATCGCCTCCACACCACCGCGGAGTCTCACAACCGCATCCTCATCGTGGAGGTCATGGGCCGCCACGTGGGCTGGATTGCTTTGCACGCTGGCCTCGCCGGCGGCGCCCACTACACCGTCATCCCCGAGGTGCCCTTCGACATCGCGGAAATCTGCAAGGCCATGGAGCGCCGTTTCCAGATGGGCGAGAAGTACGGCATCATCGTCGTCGCCGAAGGTGCCGCCCCGAAGGAGGGCACTATGGAGCTGCGTTCCGGCGGCGTTGACCAGTTCGGCCACGAGCTGTTCACCGGCATTGGCCAGCAGGTCGCCGACGAGATTCACGCTCGCCTGGGCCACGATGTCCGCACCACCGTCCTGGGTCACATTCAGCGCGGCGGCACCCCCACCGCCTTCGACCGCGTCCTGGCTACGCGCTACGGCGTGCGCGCCACCCGCGCGGTGCATGAGGGCAAGTTCGGAACCTGTGTCGCGCTCGATGGCGAGCGGATCATCAACATCCCCCTCGACGTCGCCGTGGGTCACCTCAAGACCGTGCCGCTGGATCGCTACACCACCGCGCAGGCGATGTTTGGCTAG
- a CDS encoding PrpF domain-containing protein, producing the protein MRLSIIRGGTSRAVFLHLRDLPALPADRDELCLRLIGSPDPLAIDGLGGGVSSNSKVMFVGLPPEHPDCPPTVDLVSVFAQVSPTEPHVDWSGNCGNISAAISTFAVHHGLISPRETVRVWNANTDSIFELSHSGERIDVRFLAPGTLGPRVILPDSGLEASLVDIANPIAMLRAADVGIDTCATPAALNADEELLDRLEEIRQEAAGLMGLDGPVLPRLALLGEGDPLPVLMTSVGRVHHALPATGILGIGGALALGGTIADRPPSTETVLRHPKGTVTVSASVVDGELEWVALARSARLIMDGEGF; encoded by the coding sequence ATGAGACTTTCCATCATTCGCGGCGGAACCAGCCGAGCAGTCTTCCTTCACCTGCGTGATCTGCCTGCTCTCCCGGCCGATCGCGATGAGCTGTGCCTGCGGTTGATCGGAAGCCCCGATCCCCTGGCCATTGATGGGCTCGGTGGCGGGGTCTCGTCCAACAGCAAGGTGATGTTTGTTGGCCTGCCGCCTGAGCATCCAGATTGTCCGCCGACTGTCGACCTGGTCAGTGTGTTCGCGCAGGTCTCCCCCACCGAGCCCCACGTCGATTGGTCTGGCAATTGCGGCAATATCTCTGCCGCCATCTCGACGTTTGCCGTCCACCACGGGCTGATAAGCCCGCGGGAGACCGTCCGCGTGTGGAATGCCAACACCGACAGCATCTTCGAGCTTTCCCATTCAGGTGAGCGTATCGACGTCCGCTTCCTCGCCCCCGGCACACTCGGCCCGCGAGTCATCCTCCCGGACAGTGGCCTTGAGGCCAGCCTCGTCGACATCGCCAATCCGATTGCGATGCTGCGGGCTGCTGACGTGGGCATAGATACGTGTGCCACTCCGGCCGCGCTCAACGCCGATGAGGAACTCCTCGACCGACTCGAGGAAATTCGCCAGGAAGCGGCAGGCCTCATGGGCCTGGACGGCCCCGTGCTTCCCCGCCTGGCGTTACTCGGCGAGGGAGATCCGTTGCCCGTTCTCATGACCTCGGTTGGGCGGGTCCACCATGCCCTGCCTGCGACAGGCATCCTCGGCATTGGTGGCGCGCTCGCCCTCGGCGGCACCATTGCTGATCGGCCACCAAGCACAGAAACCGTCCTCCGGCACCCGAAGGGCACCGTGACGGTTTCGGCTTCAGTAGTGGACGGCGAGTTGGAGTGGGTTGCACTTGCCCGCAGCGCCCGCCTCATCATGGACGGCGAAGGCTTCTAG
- a CDS encoding YciI family protein, with the protein MPRYALIKHYRGVPADFPPMSTWTPDDVRAHVDYMERFADKLRASGEFVDSLALSEEAELITAGGSTRAVPASKALVAGWMLIDVPSARRARELAAELAAAPGKDGVPLREWLELRPAYGAPMADDEGETG; encoded by the coding sequence ATGCCCCGCTACGCACTGATCAAGCACTATCGCGGCGTCCCCGCCGACTTCCCTCCCATGTCCACGTGGACACCGGACGATGTTCGCGCCCACGTCGACTACATGGAACGATTCGCCGACAAGCTGCGCGCCAGCGGTGAGTTCGTGGACAGTCTCGCGCTGTCGGAGGAGGCCGAATTGATCACCGCCGGCGGCTCCACCCGCGCGGTCCCCGCTTCCAAGGCCCTGGTGGCTGGCTGGATGCTTATCGACGTCCCCTCGGCCCGCCGGGCCAGGGAACTCGCCGCCGAGCTCGCGGCCGCTCCCGGCAAGGATGGGGTGCCACTACGAGAGTGGTTGGAGCTGCGCCCGGCCTACGGCGCCCCGATGGCGGACGATGAGGGCGAGACGGGCTAA
- the gatB gene encoding Asp-tRNA(Asn)/Glu-tRNA(Gln) amidotransferase subunit GatB: MTAPMYDLMDFDDVLEKFDPVMGLEVHVELATETKMFSASSAHFGAAPNSHVDPVSLGLPGALPVVNAKGVEWAIKIGLALNCSIAESSRFARKNYFYPDQPKNYQISQYDEPIAYNGYLDVQLLDGTEWRVEIERAHMEEDTGKLTHLGGTSGRIHGATASLVDCNRAGIPLIEIVTKPIEGAGSRAPEIAKAYVSALRDLVKALGVSDARMDQGSMRVDSNLSLRPIGQEEFGTRTETKNINSLKSVEQAVRFEMMRQAAAIENGEVIVQETRHYQETDGTTSKGRPKETSEDYRYFNDPDLPPVIAPKEWVEEIRATLPELPWVRRARIQQEWKLPDAEMRDLVNAGALELIIATVEEGSTPDEARAWWVNYLAAKAKEAEADLDALAITPEQVARVIALVKEGKLTTKLGRQAVDGVLAGEGDVDEVVAQRGLEVVRDDGAIEAAVDEALAANPDIVEKYRAGNTKVTGAIVGAVMKATRGKADPAQVNKLIAEKLA; the protein is encoded by the coding sequence ATGACTGCCCCGATGTATGACTTGATGGATTTCGACGACGTTCTGGAGAAGTTTGACCCCGTCATGGGCCTGGAGGTCCACGTTGAATTAGCCACGGAGACGAAGATGTTCTCCGCAAGCTCCGCTCATTTCGGTGCGGCCCCGAACTCTCACGTTGATCCCGTCTCCCTCGGACTGCCCGGTGCGCTGCCCGTGGTCAATGCCAAGGGCGTTGAATGGGCCATCAAGATCGGTCTGGCACTGAACTGCTCCATCGCGGAGTCCTCGCGTTTCGCCCGGAAGAACTACTTCTACCCGGATCAGCCGAAGAATTACCAGATCTCCCAGTACGACGAGCCGATCGCCTACAACGGTTACCTGGACGTCCAGCTCCTCGACGGCACCGAGTGGCGCGTGGAGATTGAGCGCGCCCACATGGAAGAAGACACCGGCAAGCTCACCCACCTGGGCGGCACCTCGGGGCGCATCCACGGCGCCACTGCTTCGCTGGTGGACTGCAACCGCGCGGGCATCCCCCTCATCGAGATCGTGACCAAGCCGATCGAGGGCGCAGGCTCGCGTGCCCCGGAGATTGCCAAGGCCTATGTCTCCGCCCTGCGTGACCTGGTCAAGGCGCTCGGGGTGTCCGATGCCCGCATGGATCAAGGTTCCATGCGCGTGGATTCCAACCTCTCGCTGCGCCCCATTGGCCAAGAGGAATTTGGCACCCGCACCGAGACGAAGAACATCAACTCCCTCAAGTCCGTCGAGCAGGCCGTGCGCTTCGAGATGATGCGCCAGGCAGCCGCCATCGAAAATGGCGAGGTCATCGTCCAGGAAACCCGCCATTACCAGGAGACGGACGGCACCACCTCCAAGGGGCGCCCGAAGGAGACCTCCGAGGACTACCGCTACTTCAACGATCCGGATCTGCCGCCGGTCATCGCCCCGAAGGAATGGGTGGAAGAAATCCGGGCGACGCTGCCCGAGCTGCCGTGGGTCCGCCGCGCCCGCATTCAGCAGGAGTGGAAGCTCCCCGACGCCGAGATGCGCGACCTCGTCAACGCTGGCGCCTTGGAACTGATCATCGCCACCGTCGAGGAAGGCTCCACCCCAGACGAGGCCCGCGCCTGGTGGGTCAACTACCTGGCGGCGAAGGCAAAGGAAGCCGAGGCGGATCTGGATGCCCTGGCAATCACCCCGGAACAGGTCGCCCGCGTCATCGCCTTGGTCAAGGAAGGGAAACTGACCACCAAGCTCGGGCGCCAAGCCGTCGACGGCGTCCTCGCCGGTGAGGGTGATGTGGACGAGGTCGTCGCCCAGCGCGGCCTGGAGGTCGTGCGCGATGACGGCGCCATCGAGGCCGCCGTCGACGAGGCCCTGGCCGCTAACCCGGACATCGTGGAAAAGTACCGCGCGGGCAACACGAAGGTCACCGGCGCAATCGTCGGAGCCGTCATGAAGGCCACCCGTGGCAAGGCCGATCCGGCCCAGGTGAACAAGCTCATCGCCGAGAAGCTGGCGTAG